One region of Camelina sativa cultivar DH55 chromosome 6, Cs, whole genome shotgun sequence genomic DNA includes:
- the LOC104699266 gene encoding uncharacterized protein LOC104699266 — MTQSQTNDGPVTTVEESAAPPPQTQTQQSNDMVLHTGSLSFSSHMSREDEEMTRSALSAFRAKEDEIEKRRMEVRERIQAQLGRVEQETKRLSSIREELESMADPXKEYN, encoded by the exons atgACTCAGAGTCAAACCAACGACGGACCTGTTACGACGGTTGAAGAGTCAGCGGCTCCTCCTCCTCAGACTCAGACTCAGCAGAGCAACGATATGGTTCTTCATACGGGGAGTTTGAGTTTTAGTAGCCATATGtcgagagaagacgaagagatgaCTCGTTCTGCTCTTTCTGCTTTTAGAGCTAAAGAAGATGAGATTGAGAAGAGGAGGATGGAAGTTCGTGAACGGATCCAAGCTCAGTTGGGTCGGGTCGAACAAGAAACCAAACGTCTCTCTTCTATTCGTGAG GAGCTTGAGTCTATGGCAGATCCTNTTAaggaatataattaa